In a single window of the Acyrthosiphon pisum isolate AL4f chromosome X, pea_aphid_22Mar2018_4r6ur, whole genome shotgun sequence genome:
- the LOC100574530 gene encoding keratin-associated protein 16-1-like isoform X1, whose amino-acid sequence MDSPQYQKCYTEPACDQNTSIKTYQEPKVCYKEPECEQNTSTKTYQEPNVCYKEPEYEKKPPMKTCREPNCHMEPTCDQNTSFKTCQEPKCYPEPETAYKTCQEPVRKVDCEYPRPTTKTGQFHKCCTLSPVAPTPLIRVDCCEKLRPCRGNFCTSVNADCDDFELTPFGKEFVLRTGKLIKNCICVKLNGLQDSCKHAGCCTRIGCMDVPFPNCPPARLWKNEYICRNKIRPNSCPDIHICNRNKK is encoded by the exons ATGGATTCACCGCAATATCAGAAATGTTATACAGAGCCGGCATGCGATCAAAATACTTCAATTAAGACGTATCAAGAGCcg AAAGTATGTTATAAGGAGCCGGAGTGCGAACAAAATACTTCAACCAAGACGTATCAAGAGCCg AACGTATGTTATAAGGAGCcggaatatgaaaaaaaacctcCGATGAAAACATGTCGAGAGccg AACTGTCATATGGAGCCTACGTGTGATCAAAATACTTCATTTAAGACGTGTCAAGAGCcg AAATGTTATCCGGAGCCGGAGACTGCGTATAAGACGTGTCAAGAGCCGGTCAGAAAAGTAGATTGTGAATATCCAAGGCCTACAACTAAAACCGGGCAATTTCACAAATGTTGTACTTTATCACCCGTTGCACCGACCCCTTTGATCCGTGTCGATTGTTGTGAAAAACTTAGACCTTGCAGAGGCAATTTTTGCACATCGGTAAATGCCGATTGCGACGATTTCGAATTGACGCCGTTCGGAAAAGAATTCGTTTTAAGAACTGGAAAATTA attaaaaattgtatatgtgttaaattaaatGGCTTACAAGATTCGTGTAAACATGCTGGTTGCTGTACTAGAATAGGCTGCATGGATGTCCCATTTCCAAATTGCCCACCAGCACGTTTAtggaaaaatgaatacatttgtaGAAATAAGATCAGACCCAATAGCTGTCcagatatacatatatgtaatagaaataaaaaataa
- the LOC100574530 gene encoding uncharacterized protein LOC100574530 isoform X4, whose product MDSPQYQKCYTEPACDQNTSIKTYQEPKVCYKEPECEQNTSTKTYQEPKCYPEPETAYKTCQEPVRKVDCEYPRPTTKTGQFHKCCTLSPVAPTPLIRVDCCEKLRPCRGNFCTSVNADCDDFELTPFGKEFVLRTGKLIKNCICVKLNGLQDSCKHAGCCTRIGCMDVPFPNCPPARLWKNEYICRNKIRPNSCPDIHICNRNKK is encoded by the exons ATGGATTCACCGCAATATCAGAAATGTTATACAGAGCCGGCATGCGATCAAAATACTTCAATTAAGACGTATCAAGAGCcg AAAGTATGTTATAAGGAGCCGGAGTGCGAACAAAATACTTCAACCAAGACGTATCAAGAGCCg AAATGTTATCCGGAGCCGGAGACTGCGTATAAGACGTGTCAAGAGCCGGTCAGAAAAGTAGATTGTGAATATCCAAGGCCTACAACTAAAACCGGGCAATTTCACAAATGTTGTACTTTATCACCCGTTGCACCGACCCCTTTGATCCGTGTCGATTGTTGTGAAAAACTTAGACCTTGCAGAGGCAATTTTTGCACATCGGTAAATGCCGATTGCGACGATTTCGAATTGACGCCGTTCGGAAAAGAATTCGTTTTAAGAACTGGAAAATTA attaaaaattgtatatgtgttaaattaaatGGCTTACAAGATTCGTGTAAACATGCTGGTTGCTGTACTAGAATAGGCTGCATGGATGTCCCATTTCCAAATTGCCCACCAGCACGTTTAtggaaaaatgaatacatttgtaGAAATAAGATCAGACCCAATAGCTGTCcagatatacatatatgtaatagaaataaaaaataa
- the LOC100574530 gene encoding uncharacterized protein LOC100574530 isoform X3 → MDSPQYQKCYTEPACDQNTSIKTYQEPKVCYKEPECEQNTSTKTYQEPNCHMEPTCDQNTSFKTCQEPKCYPEPETAYKTCQEPVRKVDCEYPRPTTKTGQFHKCCTLSPVAPTPLIRVDCCEKLRPCRGNFCTSVNADCDDFELTPFGKEFVLRTGKLIKNCICVKLNGLQDSCKHAGCCTRIGCMDVPFPNCPPARLWKNEYICRNKIRPNSCPDIHICNRNKK, encoded by the exons ATGGATTCACCGCAATATCAGAAATGTTATACAGAGCCGGCATGCGATCAAAATACTTCAATTAAGACGTATCAAGAGCcg AAAGTATGTTATAAGGAGCCGGAGTGCGAACAAAATACTTCAACCAAGACGTATCAAGAGCCg AACTGTCATATGGAGCCTACGTGTGATCAAAATACTTCATTTAAGACGTGTCAAGAGCcg AAATGTTATCCGGAGCCGGAGACTGCGTATAAGACGTGTCAAGAGCCGGTCAGAAAAGTAGATTGTGAATATCCAAGGCCTACAACTAAAACCGGGCAATTTCACAAATGTTGTACTTTATCACCCGTTGCACCGACCCCTTTGATCCGTGTCGATTGTTGTGAAAAACTTAGACCTTGCAGAGGCAATTTTTGCACATCGGTAAATGCCGATTGCGACGATTTCGAATTGACGCCGTTCGGAAAAGAATTCGTTTTAAGAACTGGAAAATTA attaaaaattgtatatgtgttaaattaaatGGCTTACAAGATTCGTGTAAACATGCTGGTTGCTGTACTAGAATAGGCTGCATGGATGTCCCATTTCCAAATTGCCCACCAGCACGTTTAtggaaaaatgaatacatttgtaGAAATAAGATCAGACCCAATAGCTGTCcagatatacatatatgtaatagaaataaaaaataa
- the LOC100574530 gene encoding uncharacterized protein LOC100574530 isoform X2: protein MDSPQYQKCYTEPACDQNTSIKTYQEPNVCYKEPEYEKKPPMKTCREPNCHMEPTCDQNTSFKTCQEPKCYPEPETAYKTCQEPVRKVDCEYPRPTTKTGQFHKCCTLSPVAPTPLIRVDCCEKLRPCRGNFCTSVNADCDDFELTPFGKEFVLRTGKLIKNCICVKLNGLQDSCKHAGCCTRIGCMDVPFPNCPPARLWKNEYICRNKIRPNSCPDIHICNRNKK from the exons ATGGATTCACCGCAATATCAGAAATGTTATACAGAGCCGGCATGCGATCAAAATACTTCAATTAAGACGTATCAAGAGCcg AACGTATGTTATAAGGAGCcggaatatgaaaaaaaacctcCGATGAAAACATGTCGAGAGccg AACTGTCATATGGAGCCTACGTGTGATCAAAATACTTCATTTAAGACGTGTCAAGAGCcg AAATGTTATCCGGAGCCGGAGACTGCGTATAAGACGTGTCAAGAGCCGGTCAGAAAAGTAGATTGTGAATATCCAAGGCCTACAACTAAAACCGGGCAATTTCACAAATGTTGTACTTTATCACCCGTTGCACCGACCCCTTTGATCCGTGTCGATTGTTGTGAAAAACTTAGACCTTGCAGAGGCAATTTTTGCACATCGGTAAATGCCGATTGCGACGATTTCGAATTGACGCCGTTCGGAAAAGAATTCGTTTTAAGAACTGGAAAATTA attaaaaattgtatatgtgttaaattaaatGGCTTACAAGATTCGTGTAAACATGCTGGTTGCTGTACTAGAATAGGCTGCATGGATGTCCCATTTCCAAATTGCCCACCAGCACGTTTAtggaaaaatgaatacatttgtaGAAATAAGATCAGACCCAATAGCTGTCcagatatacatatatgtaatagaaataaaaaataa